The window GCGGCCGCAAGAGCGCCGAATAACACATAACTCCAATGATAGCCGAAAAATGCTATCGTCACCGGAAGACTGGCGGCGGCGATGATTGAAGACAGAGAAACGTACCGGGTCAGGAACAGGACCAGCCCCCAGATGCCAAAACTGACGAGCGCGGCCTTCCAGGTAAGCATGATGAAGACGCCGAGCGCGGTGGCCACTATTTTACCACCTTTGAAGCCCAGGAAGACAGACCAGCTGTGGCCGAGCAGCGCGCAAGCGGCGGCGGCAACCGCCGGCCATTCACCGTACAGGCTGCCGATATAGACGGAAAGCACTCCTTTACCCATGTCTCCGGCAAAGGCCAGAAGACCGAGCGCGGGTCCAAAAGTCCGCCAGACGTTGGTCGCCCCGATGTTGCCGCTGCCGTGCCGGAAGATATCTATGCCCTTGGCGCGTCCGATAAGGTAACCGGTCGGAAGTGAACCGATTATATAACCGAGCAGCGCGACCGCAATTATTTCCACAACATCACCCCGTTCAAGGTTCAACGTTCAACGTTCACGGGTCAAGGTTTAAATTTCAATGTTAAGGAACCGGAGGCAAGGCAACAGTTTACAGTATTAATTCTTATCCGGTTTTCTTCTTCTTTTAAACGCAAAACGGACAGGTGTTCCGGTGAAGTTGTAGGCTGTCCGGACCTGGTTCTCCAGGTAACGCCGGTAAGAGAAATGTACAAGCCCGGGATTGTTAACGTAAAACAGAAAAACTGGCGGGTTCTCCCCTACCTGCGTAACATAATCCACATCCAAACGCTTCCCCTTTACCGGCGGCGGCGGATTTCGCAGAAGAGCTTCTTCCAATAAGGCGTTTAATTCGTTGGACGGAATACGGCGATGGGCGTTGATGAACGCCTTGTTGACTGCTTCAAATAATTCTACTACTCCCTGTCCCGTCGTGGCGGTGGTAAAAACAGACGGAGCGTAGGAGATAAAGTCAAGATCTTCCTTGAGATTCGCCCGGTAAAGCGCTTTGTCTTTCTTGTCTTCCGGCACCAGATCCCACTTGTTGATCGCAATAACTACCGCCCTGCCGAGTTCTTCCGCCATTCCGGCGATGCGCTTGTCTTGAGCGGTCACCCCTTCCTCCGCGTCGATAACGATTACAGCGACCTCCGCTCTCGCAACCGATTTTTGCGCTCGTATCACGCTGTACCGTTCGACAGGAAGGTCAATCTTGCCTTTCCGGCGGATACCGGCGGTATCGATCAGGATATAATTCCGTTCACCGAACTTGAACGGTGTGTCCGTCGAGTCCCGGGTCGTACCCGGTACATCCGTGACAATAACCCTTTCTTCACCCAGAATGGCGTTGACCAGCGATGACTTGCCGACGTTGGGACGCCCGATAATCGCCACATGGACGGCCGTTTTTTCAGCGGTTGGAGATTTCATAGGAAGATTTGCCACCAATTCGTCCAGCAGGTCACCGGTGTTGAGTCCCTGAGTTGCCGAAACCGGAATAGGTTCACCCATACCGAGACGGTAATAATCGCCCATCGCCGGGGGCTGGTCGAAACGGTCAACCTTGTTGACCACCAGCAGCACCGGCTTTCCTGAACGCCGCAGGATATCGGCTACGGCTTCATCTTCCGGTAACACACCGGACTGTGCATCGACCATAAAGAGAACGACGTCCGCTTCCTGGAGCGCCTGCTGAACCTGGCGTCTGATCGCGGTTTGCATCACATCCGTGGCTTGATCCGCCACACCGCCGGTGTCTACAAGAACGAAGAGCCGCCCGTTCCACTCGGCTTCGCGGTAGATTCTGTCTCTCGTCACACCCGGTTCGGGTTGCACAATAGCTACCCTCCCCCCTACCAGACGGTTGAAAAGAGTGGATTTACCTACGTTCGGCCGACCTATTACCGCGACCACCGCTCTACCGTCCATTCAGTTCCTCCGTTTTTAGGTTCGAAGTTTAAAAGTTCAACGTGCAACGTTCAAGGTTCTAAGTTAAAGATCGAAAGTAAAAGGAAAAATTCAAGGCGACGTTCAACTATCATGTCTTCTTAAGTATACCATATTATCAAGTTTTATACGTTTCACAGGATTCAAGGTTCAAGGTTCTAAGTTCAACGTGCTGGCTAATACTGCGTGAATTTACTGCCTGTTCAAGGTTCAAAGCTAGGTTCTAAGTTAAGGAACCAGAATAAAGAAGGTTCAGGGGGGAAGTTATCTCTTTTTCTGCCGCCGCAAGAGTTTAAGACGCAGGGCTTTTATGAGGTCGTTAGGGCTGTCGGCAGGTATTACGGGACACCCTGCTGCCGCCTTGAGCGTGCCCAGGGTTAAGCCGTCCAGGAACAGGGTTTCTTCTTTCAAAGCCACGGAGGGGATTAAGACCCGGTCGGGCTTAGGGATGCCCTCCAGGGTTTGTAGAATGTCCCGTCCCGTAAGAAGCCCTGCAACCGTCACGCTCGGTCCGAAAAAACGGTTGTTTACCGGAACAAGGTCCACATGTAATCCCCTAATAAGGTTTAATCGGGCGGCAACCGGCCTCAACGCTTTTTCGGCCATAACTCCGGTTATAATCACCACCCGCTGCGGTGTGGTTTCCGGCGGCAGTCTTTTTTCAATCGCCCGCCACGGACCAAGGAACCTTCGCACAAGGCCGACCCCGTTCTCCAGTTGGGGAAAGCCTTCATAGTCCCGCGTTGGGGGAACATGTCTTCCGGAAAGGATGTAGAACTCGTCGGCCGCATATACTACTCTGCTTTTCAGACTTTTCAAACATTCCCTCTGGTGACGCGACACCATGTCGAGAACCTGCGCCGCTTCTCTCGGGTTCACGGAGCGCAGGGGAAAAAGGTCCTGCCGGTGATGAGTCAGCCCCACCGGCACGATCGCCACCGAGCGTACGGACGGATGCAAAGATACAAGGTCCGCGACCGTCCTTTCTAGCTCTTCCCCGTCGTTCAGACCCGGGCAGAGCACTACTTGTGTATGCAGGGCGATCCCCCCGGCGGCAAGAAGGCGGAGTTGATCGTAAATCCTGCCCGCCCTGGGGTTTCCCATCATTTCGGCGCGCAATTCAGAATTTGTAGTGTGTACCGAGACGTAAAGAGGGCTTAACCGCTGGGTGACAATGCGTTTCAGGTCTGCCCGGGTGCAGTTGCTCAGGGTAACGAAATTGCCTTCCCAAAAGGATAGACGGTAGTCATCGTCCTTAAAACGGAGGGTTGTGCGCAATCCGGGAGGCTGCTGGTCGACGAAACAAAAAAGACAGCGATTGCTGCAGCGGCGGATACGGCCAAAGGGCTCGGAGAAACCGAGGCCCAAAACGTCCGCCGTGTTACCGAATGACTCCGCTTGGAACTGGTGTCCGTCCCGCTGTAAGGTGAGAAGCGGCGCTTCTGCGGCCAAAAAAAAGTAGTAATCGATTATGTCTCTTACCGGCTTGCCGTCAATCGCCAAAAGCCTGTCCCCGGGCTGAACTCCGAGCCTTGAAGCGGCGCTGTCCCAGGCGACCGTCTTGATTACCAAGCCTTTCATTATAACGCCAAAAACCCCCCGCTGAGTCGTTTTCCTGTTCTACAATTATCTTCCCCCCTGTATTTCCCGTCAAGACTGAAGTTCAACGTACAAGCTCCAGTTCAAGGTTTACGGTTCATGGTTTAACGTACAACGTTAAAAGTAAAAGAAAGGGGCAAAGGCTCTAAATTAAGAAAAGTGGAAACACTATAGAAAAGTCAAAGGTCCTTAGAGGCAATTTTAAGAAAATAGTCATATCGTTTAAACACAGCCCGGTGGAAAAGCAGGCGGCCGAACGACCAACCGGGACGCGCCAGGACCCAGGCGAGGGCTATCCCGGCTGAACCCGGAATCCCGTCAACTGCCCGCAGATGCCACCCTTCCTCCTGCCGGTACAGCTTACCCCGCGCCTGAAAAAAAAGGTGAACCAGTTTCGGATCGGCGTTACACCAAAAAGCATAAACCTTCGTACCTGTATCATCGGTCCCATAATAAACAAAAGCCCTCCGCAAATTAATGAGCGGCAGGCTTAACAGCTCTGTCGCCTTGAAGGATTCCTCACACGGTAATCGTCCCGTTCTGATGGCCGCCGCGACTGCGGCGAGAGGAAGACCCTGAGCGTTGTAGTAAACAAGTCTCACTCCTCCCTCACTTCCGTTTTCACCTGGTAGACCAGATCCTTGACGAACGGATACCCGCGGCGTATTCCCGCAAACACGAGAGGCCTCCCAAGACGAGGCCGTTTCAGGCGACGGGAGATGAATCCACCGACTTTCAATATAAAAGGAAAACACGGCAAAGTGTTGACAATCACCGCTCGCAAACCGTTTTCGATTTGTTCTCCGAACACAAGTTGAAGGGCTTCTGTATCCCGGCCGCGTCCGATGATGTAAACGCGGTTACCGCATTCATCAATACCGTAAAAATAGAGTTTGCCCCGGTCTCTACCGTCCTGAGTATCAAAGTAAGGTAGGGTGAAGGAAGATTTTTCGTCCGGCGGCCGTTTTTCGTATAAGAGACCGGTATGCAGTGCCGCAGCGATAACGGAAGAGTGTGTTCCCCCGAAGCAGTGATAAACTATGTGCATCCGTGTTATTCGTCTCGTCTGCCGGTTCCGCGTCCGGGAAAAACGCCTGTTTCACGGCGCCAGAAACCGGTCAACCGTTCCCAGGCTTTTGTCCAACCCCCGGCGCTTACAACGAGGAAGGTGCCGGCGACGATAAAGACGGCAAAGAGAATCCAGGCGAAGGCGCGCCATGCTCCCGGACTTTTCGCGTTTTTACCGGTGATCGGTTCAGTCATATCCGGAAAACCGGGGCCGGGGTTTGCAAGGCCCAGCACAACCGGGACCGCGTCGGCCAAAAGGCCGACACCCCGTTCCGCTTCCTGTCTGGTAAGGGTGTGCGTCCCGCATTCCAATAGCAAAGCCGTCGAAAGAAGGTCCTGGTTGAACGTTCCAGCCGCGAGGAATATCCCCTTTACCGTGCCGGGATGGACGCGGTTGGCGTATGTCATGAGACGTTTTGCAAAGTCAAGGTTGGCGGAGCTTTTGGGATTGTGGCGTCCGACTACCAGACGCACCTGCCCGATGGACATGCCCGAAACCTGCTGGCGGTAAAAATCCGGGTCGGGGATGCCGTCGCGGTGAACGTCCATAAGGGCTATCGGGTTCGACCGCAGAAGGCGCACCGCGGTTTTTCTCGAACGGATATACGCGGAAGCGTCGTGCGGGTCATGAGGCGTCCGGTCGTGTACCGTGCGGGTGCCGGCGCCGCGCAGTTCATCCGCAAGCCGGGTGCCTACTTTCATAATCCCCCCGCGATAAGGGATAAAGGGCGTACCGTCGGTGGGAACGTAGGACTCGTCGCTGTGCGTGTGATAAATCCCGATGTCCCGGCCTTCACCGAAAACGCCCGCAGGCACGGCCGTCCGGTTAAAGTATTCGTCCCAGGCAAGGATGTCCCGGTCGATACCGAGTAATCTTGAACGGGCGATTTTACCGGTTAAACCTTCAACCCTGTAGCGTTTGCCTTCGGCCGTAATTATCTCATCGCCGGGGGTTACCGACCGTGCGGTGTAATCGATTATCTGCTTTCCTTCATCAACAACCGTATAGAAATTGCCCGGTTTGAGTTCATCTTCACGGTCGCCGAAAATAACTGCATAGGTAGGCAGTGAGGTGCTTTTTGCGGTAAAGACGCCGACTGCCATACCGGCAAGAATTATCGTATATCCGATAAGAACCCTAACGTTGGTTTTTCGGGCCATTTCTACCGCTCCTTTCACGTCCAGAACCATCAGGGGATTGCAGGTTTCCCAGAAGACTTTCGGAACGTCCTTCTTTGGATGGTCCTCCCTGCGCTCTCTCCCGGACTTCCCCGATTATTTCGGCGATAAGAACGGCGAAAATACCGGCCAGCACGGTAACGTCGAAAATACCTCCCCCACCGATATCCACTCTTTGCGGCGCGTTCAACGCGACTACCCTGAAATAATGTAAAACATCCCCGAGAAGCACGCCGAGGGTTGCGGCGATAAAGGCGCCGCGCCGGGAGCGGCCGGCCAGGTACCCGACGATTCCGGCGATGACGGGATAAAGGTACAGCGGTTCTATGAAAGCGTACCTGCCCGCGGGTTCCTGTATCCCCCGCATCAGGTACGTTCCGGTGGCGTACACCAGGATGCCGGTGACGACCGCACCCCATAGAGAGCGTGAGACCTCCCGCCGCGTACCCGCATTGGAAAGAAGGTAGACGGTCAGTCCTACGGGAACCAGGGCGCCGCCGACGTTAATCGAAACGGGTGCCGTTCTGCCGCCGAGAGGGATATCGATAAAACTCCCGATAATGAGCGCGGCAATGACCATCAGGGCGGCCCTGTCCGTAAGGCGTAACCGGTCCAGAACCCGGTGTCCCAATCCCAAGTAGATCAGGACCGAAAGAATTAACAGCGCCAAAAAACCGATTGGAAACCTGTCCATGCAACGGCTCCTTTTTAATAAAAGCTCTACGTTCTATGTTTGGGAATAAAGAGGCAAGTTATACGTCGGAAGAACGAAGTTCAACATTCGCAAGCGGGGAATAACGTAACCATTCAGCCATTTAGTGTTTCGCTGACGGTTCGTAAGTCTATACCAAAAAAACAAACGCCGCCCTTAAGGCAGCGCCGGTTGCGTAACTAAAAGAAAATATTATAAATTCCAATATGCTTGATTAATTAAGATAAACCTGTTTTATGGAATTAGTTACTCATCTTCGTTTTCTCCAGTTGTTTCCATTCCTTCGGATTCAGACGGTGTTTGCTCCGTCGGATCGACGGACTCCGGATCTGCGGTGACCGTTTCGGAAGTTTCCTCTTCCCCTTCCTGTTCTGCCGGTGATGCGTCATCCCCGCTTTGTCTGGTTGCTTCGCGCAAGGAAAGCCGGAGCCGCTTTCCCACGGGATCTATGCTCAAAACCCTGACGGAGATAACTTCGCCCTCACTTAATACGTCTTCCGGCTTGGGCACATGCCAGTCGGCGAAGTGCGAAATATGCACAAGCCCTTCCACACCGGGTTCAAGCTCCACGAATGCGCCGAAAGGAACCAGACGTATCACCTTGGACTCTACAAGGCTGCCTACCGGGTATTTTGAGGCAATGTTGTCCCAAGGGTTGGGAATGACCTGTTTTCTTGAAAGGCTGATCTTTTCGTTCTCCCGGTCTATCTTGATTACCTGCACTTCTACCTCGTCGTCGATCTTGAGAATTTCCGAGGGATGATTTACCCTGTGCCAGGCCATCTCTGAAACATGGAGCAGGCCGTCGATACCACCGATGTCGATGAAGGCGCCAAAAGAGGTCAAGCGCCGTACGACCCCCTTAACTACCGTCCCTTCTTCAAGCGAATCAAGGGTTTCTTTCCGTCGTTTTTGGTAGTCTTCATCGAGTACAACCTTGCGGGAAAGCACCACCTTTTTGCGTGAGCGGTTCAACTCAATGATTTTGGCGGATAATTTCTGTCCGACGTATTTTGAAAGGTCTTCAACGTATCCCCGATCCACCAGCGAAGCCGGAAGGAAAGCCCGCACCCCGAGGTCGACGATGAGGCCTCCTTTGACGACTTCACGAACCGCTCCTTCAACGCTTGTGCCGTTTTCAAAAGACTCCTGGAGTGTTTCCCAGGCTTTCTCCGCCTCGGCGCGTCCTTTGGAGAGTATTATCCTCCCCTCGCTGTCTTCCGCTTTAACCACCCAAACATCTATCTTATCCCCAACGCTGACCACTTCGTCCGGGGAGCTTATATCGAAACAGGATAACTCACGGAGCGGGATCACTCCTTCCGATTTGGCCCCTACATCAACCAGAACCTCGTCCTGGTTGACTTCGACAATTACACCTTTGACCATCTCCCCGCTGCGGAGGGTTTTTACCTCCATTGCCTGCATTTCCTCGCTGGCACTTGTTTCCCCGAGTTCACTCATTCGTCTTTCTACCTCCTCGATAATCCAATCAGGCGTGGATGCTCCGGCAGTAAGCCCTGCGACCTGCACTCCGTTGAACCATTCCTTCTTAAGTTCGGAGGCGGTCTCAATCTGGTAAGTCGGCGTGCCTGTTTCAAGACAGAGTCGCTTCAGCTTCTGGGTGTTAGCGCTCTCGTACCCGCCGACGACCACCATAACCTCAACCTGGCGCGCCAATTCGAGCGCGGCCTGCTGCCTCTCCGCTACAGCGTGGCAGATGGTGCTGAAGACTTGGACTTCCGGATAAATTCCGCCCTGCGAATCGCCTTCAGGGCCGTTTTCATCAACCTTGTTAACAACGCCCGTGGCGGTGCGTTCCTTAAGCACCTCGACCACCGCTTCGAAATTCTTTGGTGTCTGCGTTGTTTGGGCGATCACTCCCAGACGCGGAAGATCGGGCAGCATTGCGGCTTCTTCCGGATTTTCGACCACTTTTGCCCGGCCACAGGTCCACCCTACGATACCTCGTACTTCCGGGTGTTTGCGGTCGCCTACCACCACCACTGTATATCCCTGCCCGGTCAGGTCTTTGGCGAGTTGTTGCGCTCGCGCGACAAACGGGCAGGTAGCATCTATCACCTTTAACCCCAATTCTTGGACGGCCGCGAGAACTTCGGGTTCCACCCCATGGGACCGTATTATCAGAGTCCCCTTATCTGCGGCCGCCAACTCTTCAATTACCTGAATCCCTTTACCCGCCAGGAAACCGACCACTTGAGGGTTATGAATCAAAGGACCCAACGTGTAAAGAGGCCCGGTATTCTCCGCACGTGCTTTAAGCGCCAGTTCAATCGCTCTTTTAACGCCGAAACAAAAACCCGCCCAAGAGGCTCTCTTGATTTCCATCTACTCGAAACCCGCTCCTGTCAACGCTGCGATCGACGCCATGATCTTCTCACTGCCTGCCGCCATTTCTTCCTTTGAAGGCTTCCCGCCTTCCGCTCTCAGGAAAAAAGGCTTTCCCACCCGCACTTGTATCCTGCCGAAGATTCCGCGGGTTCCTATAAGCCCTACCGGGACAAGAGGAACCGCAGCTCTAAAAGCCAAAAAGGCCGTACCCGGTTGAGCGGGTAAAAGTCCTGTGTTATGATTACGCCTGCCTTCGGGGAAAACCCCCACAACACGCCCGCGCATAAGATAATCAAGTGACGTCCTAAATGCCGCCCGGTCAAAAGATTCACGTTTGACCGGGAAGGCGCCCACCAAACCAAGGATTGCGCCGAAAACCGGAATCCTGAAAAGCTCTTCCTTGGCCATAAAGTGCACACGACGCGGAAGTGCCGCGCCTAAAACCGGCGGGTCCCAATAACTCTGATGGTTTGCCACGACGATCACCCCTCCCTCCGGAGGGATGTTTTCCGATCCGACCACCTTCCACCGCCTGAGAACAGGGAGTATAATCCTGAGTACCACCCACGCAAACCAGTAGAGCACGCCGCTTAACCTCCGCGCACCAACGCGAAAATCATTTCCACCACCTCTTCCGGGTTCTTCCCGGTGGTGTCGATAACCATCGCATCCGGCGCCGGGACAAGCGGCGCGATTTCTCGTGAGCTATCCTGAGTATCGCGGCTTTCGATTTCTTGAAGCTGCTCCGCAGGGGTAATCTTGTGACCCTGAGTGGAGGCTTCCAGAAAGCGCCGCCTTGCCCGTTCCTCAACGGTTGCCGTAATAAAAAATTTGTATTCGGCGTTCGGCAAAACGACCGTGCCGATGTCGCGCCCCTCCATTACAACGCCGCCAGAGAGAGCCATTGTTCGCTGCTTTGCCGTAAGGTGTTTTCTTACCCCGGGCACCTTCGCAACCAGGGATACAGTCCGCGATATTTCTGGAGACCGTATTTCCCTGCTGGCGTCGTAACCGTTCACATAAATCTTGTTTTCCTCGTTTTCTGTGAGACAGAACCCAAAATTCATCGTTTCGGCAAGGCGTGAGAGAGACTCCGTGTCTTCAGGATTTACTGCCGCTTTTAGCGCCGCATACGCCACGGCGCGGTACATAGCTCCGGTATCCACGTATTTATAGC is drawn from Bacillota bacterium and contains these coding sequences:
- the plsY gene encoding glycerol-3-phosphate 1-O-acyltransferase PlsY, which codes for MEIIAVALLGYIIGSLPTGYLIGRAKGIDIFRHGSGNIGATNVWRTFGPALGLLAFAGDMGKGVLSVYIGSLYGEWPAVAAAACALLGHSWSVFLGFKGGKIVATALGVFIMLTWKAALVSFGIWGLVLFLTRYVSLSSIIAAASLPVTIAFFGYHWSYVLFGALAAAVAVYKHRGNIKRLLNCTEQRMGR
- the der gene encoding ribosome biogenesis GTPase Der, producing MDGRAVVAVIGRPNVGKSTLFNRLVGGRVAIVQPEPGVTRDRIYREAEWNGRLFVLVDTGGVADQATDVMQTAIRRQVQQALQEADVVLFMVDAQSGVLPEDEAVADILRRSGKPVLLVVNKVDRFDQPPAMGDYYRLGMGEPIPVSATQGLNTGDLLDELVANLPMKSPTAEKTAVHVAIIGRPNVGKSSLVNAILGEERVIVTDVPGTTRDSTDTPFKFGERNYILIDTAGIRRKGKIDLPVERYSVIRAQKSVARAEVAVIVIDAEEGVTAQDKRIAGMAEELGRAVVIAINKWDLVPEDKKDKALYRANLKEDLDFISYAPSVFTTATTGQGVVELFEAVNKAFINAHRRIPSNELNALLEEALLRNPPPPVKGKRLDVDYVTQVGENPPVFLFYVNNPGLVHFSYRRYLENQVRTAYNFTGTPVRFAFKRRRKPDKN
- a CDS encoding DUF512 domain-containing protein, translating into MKGLVIKTVAWDSAASRLGVQPGDRLLAIDGKPVRDIIDYYFFLAAEAPLLTLQRDGHQFQAESFGNTADVLGLGFSEPFGRIRRCSNRCLFCFVDQQPPGLRTTLRFKDDDYRLSFWEGNFVTLSNCTRADLKRIVTQRLSPLYVSVHTTNSELRAEMMGNPRAGRIYDQLRLLAAGGIALHTQVVLCPGLNDGEELERTVADLVSLHPSVRSVAIVPVGLTHHRQDLFPLRSVNPREAAQVLDMVSRHQRECLKSLKSRVVYAADEFYILSGRHVPPTRDYEGFPQLENGVGLVRRFLGPWRAIEKRLPPETTPQRVVIITGVMAEKALRPVAARLNLIRGLHVDLVPVNNRFFGPSVTVAGLLTGRDILQTLEGIPKPDRVLIPSVALKEETLFLDGLTLGTLKAAAGCPVIPADSPNDLIKALRLKLLRRQKKR
- a CDS encoding DUF3189 family protein; amino-acid sequence: MRLVYYNAQGLPLAAVAAAIRTGRLPCEESFKATELLSLPLINLRRAFVYYGTDDTGTKVYAFWCNADPKLVHLFFQARGKLYRQEEGWHLRAVDGIPGSAGIALAWVLARPGWSFGRLLFHRAVFKRYDYFLKIASKDL
- a CDS encoding DUF3189 family protein, giving the protein MHIVYHCFGGTHSSVIAAALHTGLLYEKRPPDEKSSFTLPYFDTQDGRDRGKLYFYGIDECGNRVYIIGRGRDTEALQLVFGEQIENGLRAVIVNTLPCFPFILKVGGFISRRLKRPRLGRPLVFAGIRRGYPFVKDLVYQVKTEVREE
- the spoIIP gene encoding stage II sporulation protein P translates to MARKTNVRVLIGYTIILAGMAVGVFTAKSTSLPTYAVIFGDREDELKPGNFYTVVDEGKQIIDYTARSVTPGDEIITAEGKRYRVEGLTGKIARSRLLGIDRDILAWDEYFNRTAVPAGVFGEGRDIGIYHTHSDESYVPTDGTPFIPYRGGIMKVGTRLADELRGAGTRTVHDRTPHDPHDASAYIRSRKTAVRLLRSNPIALMDVHRDGIPDPDFYRQQVSGMSIGQVRLVVGRHNPKSSANLDFAKRLMTYANRVHPGTVKGIFLAAGTFNQDLLSTALLLECGTHTLTRQEAERGVGLLADAVPVVLGLANPGPGFPDMTEPITGKNAKSPGAWRAFAWILFAVFIVAGTFLVVSAGGWTKAWERLTGFWRRETGVFPGRGTGRRDE
- a CDS encoding DUF1614 domain-containing protein, with the translated sequence MDRFPIGFLALLILSVLIYLGLGHRVLDRLRLTDRAALMVIAALIIGSFIDIPLGGRTAPVSINVGGALVPVGLTVYLLSNAGTRREVSRSLWGAVVTGILVYATGTYLMRGIQEPAGRYAFIEPLYLYPVIAGIVGYLAGRSRRGAFIAATLGVLLGDVLHYFRVVALNAPQRVDIGGGGIFDVTVLAGIFAVLIAEIIGEVRERAQGGPSKEGRSESLLGNLQSPDGSGRERSGRNGPKNQR
- a CDS encoding bifunctional 4-hydroxy-3-methylbut-2-enyl diphosphate reductase/30S ribosomal protein S1 — translated: MEIKRASWAGFCFGVKRAIELALKARAENTGPLYTLGPLIHNPQVVGFLAGKGIQVIEELAAADKGTLIIRSHGVEPEVLAAVQELGLKVIDATCPFVARAQQLAKDLTGQGYTVVVVGDRKHPEVRGIVGWTCGRAKVVENPEEAAMLPDLPRLGVIAQTTQTPKNFEAVVEVLKERTATGVVNKVDENGPEGDSQGGIYPEVQVFSTICHAVAERQQAALELARQVEVMVVVGGYESANTQKLKRLCLETGTPTYQIETASELKKEWFNGVQVAGLTAGASTPDWIIEEVERRMSELGETSASEEMQAMEVKTLRSGEMVKGVIVEVNQDEVLVDVGAKSEGVIPLRELSCFDISSPDEVVSVGDKIDVWVVKAEDSEGRIILSKGRAEAEKAWETLQESFENGTSVEGAVREVVKGGLIVDLGVRAFLPASLVDRGYVEDLSKYVGQKLSAKIIELNRSRKKVVLSRKVVLDEDYQKRRKETLDSLEEGTVVKGVVRRLTSFGAFIDIGGIDGLLHVSEMAWHRVNHPSEILKIDDEVEVQVIKIDRENEKISLSRKQVIPNPWDNIASKYPVGSLVESKVIRLVPFGAFVELEPGVEGLVHISHFADWHVPKPEDVLSEGEVISVRVLSIDPVGKRLRLSLREATRQSGDDASPAEQEGEEETSETVTADPESVDPTEQTPSESEGMETTGENEDE
- a CDS encoding lysophospholipid acyltransferase family protein, producing MLYWFAWVVLRIILPVLRRWKVVGSENIPPEGGVIVVANHQSYWDPPVLGAALPRRVHFMAKEELFRIPVFGAILGLVGAFPVKRESFDRAAFRTSLDYLMRGRVVGVFPEGRRNHNTGLLPAQPGTAFLAFRAAVPLVPVGLIGTRGIFGRIQVRVGKPFFLRAEGGKPSKEEMAAGSEKIMASIAALTGAGFE
- the cmk gene encoding (d)CMP kinase, with translation MRIAIDGPAGAGKSTVAKKLARHLGYKYVDTGAMYRAVAYAALKAAVNPEDTESLSRLAETMNFGFCLTENEENKIYVNGYDASREIRSPEISRTVSLVAKVPGVRKHLTAKQRTMALSGGVVMEGRDIGTVVLPNAEYKFFITATVEERARRRFLEASTQGHKITPAEQLQEIESRDTQDSSREIAPLVPAPDAMVIDTTGKNPEEVVEMIFALVRGG